A genome region from Variovorax paradoxus includes the following:
- the mutL gene encoding DNA mismatch repair endonuclease MutL, translated as MSALPTSLAPVQRRPIRELPDELISQIAAGEVVERPASVVRELLDNALDAGASHITVRLASGGVRLISVEDDGLGIPREELTVALRRHATSKIASLDDLETVGTMGFRGEALAAINAIAELSIQSRFTGADTAFALDGRTGELRPVARATGTTVEVRELFFATPARRKFLKTDATELAHCIEAVRRHALARPEVGFSVWHDGKLVEQWRAATVREQRLADALSDDFVSQSVPVDRAGGAVRVVGRAGIPDAARSRGDQQFFYVNGRFVRDKVLSHAVRSAYEDVLHGQRQPIYALYLEIDPARVDVNVHPTKIEVRFRDGREVHQAVRHAIEDALAAPRAGDAVLPSAAQQPFFKETPLPSNASWSQPAMNFVARERGAGDADAMWPQYTGRTDSAGFLQEAGPALWSSPASGSASSAPAAFSSAAGSPSSPVAGPVPLATNEEAWPLGRALAQLQGIYILAENSQGLVIVDMHAAHERIVYERLKTQLDGAAISSQPLLIPATFAATPQEVATAEACAAVLTTLGLEITPFSPRTLAVRAVPGTLADGDPVELARSVLAELGQHDASTVVQRAQNELLSTMACHGAVRANRKLTIDEMNALLRQMEATERSDQCNHGRPTWRQLSIRELDSLFMRGR; from the coding sequence GTGAGCGCCCTCCCCACTTCCCTCGCCCCCGTTCAACGCCGCCCGATCCGCGAGCTTCCCGACGAGCTGATCAGCCAGATCGCCGCCGGTGAAGTGGTCGAGCGGCCCGCTTCGGTGGTGCGCGAACTGCTCGACAACGCGCTGGACGCGGGCGCCAGCCACATCACGGTGCGGCTGGCTTCGGGCGGCGTGCGGCTCATTTCCGTCGAGGACGACGGCCTGGGCATTCCGCGCGAGGAGCTCACGGTGGCGCTGCGCCGCCATGCCACCAGCAAGATCGCCAGCCTGGACGACCTCGAGACGGTCGGCACCATGGGCTTCCGCGGCGAGGCGCTCGCCGCCATCAACGCGATCGCCGAACTCAGCATCCAGTCGCGCTTCACCGGCGCCGACACGGCGTTCGCGCTCGACGGCCGCACCGGCGAACTGCGGCCGGTTGCACGCGCCACCGGCACGACGGTCGAGGTGCGCGAGCTGTTCTTCGCCACGCCCGCGCGCCGCAAGTTCCTGAAGACCGACGCGACGGAGCTGGCACATTGCATCGAAGCCGTGCGCCGCCACGCCCTGGCGCGGCCCGAGGTGGGCTTCTCGGTCTGGCACGACGGCAAGCTGGTCGAGCAGTGGCGCGCCGCCACGGTGCGCGAGCAGCGCCTGGCCGACGCGCTGAGCGACGACTTCGTTTCCCAGAGCGTGCCCGTCGACCGCGCCGGCGGTGCCGTGCGCGTGGTGGGCCGCGCCGGCATTCCCGATGCGGCGCGCTCGCGCGGCGACCAGCAGTTCTTTTATGTCAACGGCCGCTTCGTGCGCGACAAGGTGCTGTCGCACGCGGTGCGCAGCGCCTACGAGGACGTGCTGCACGGCCAGCGCCAGCCGATCTACGCGCTGTATCTCGAGATCGACCCCGCGCGTGTGGACGTGAACGTGCACCCGACCAAGATCGAGGTTCGCTTTCGCGACGGCCGCGAGGTGCATCAGGCGGTGCGCCACGCCATCGAGGATGCGCTGGCGGCGCCACGCGCCGGCGACGCGGTGTTGCCATCGGCCGCGCAGCAGCCGTTCTTCAAGGAAACCCCGCTCCCGTCGAACGCGAGCTGGTCGCAGCCGGCGATGAATTTCGTGGCGCGGGAACGCGGCGCGGGCGATGCCGACGCCATGTGGCCCCAGTACACAGGCCGCACGGACTCCGCCGGATTTCTTCAGGAGGCCGGGCCCGCGCTGTGGTCCTCCCCGGCATCGGGTTCCGCCAGTTCTGCGCCGGCAGCCTTCAGTTCCGCGGCCGGCTCGCCCTCCAGCCCGGTCGCAGGCCCTGTGCCCCTCGCTACGAACGAAGAAGCCTGGCCGCTGGGCCGCGCGCTGGCGCAGTTGCAGGGCATCTATATCCTGGCGGAGAACAGCCAGGGCCTGGTGATCGTCGACATGCACGCGGCGCACGAGCGCATCGTCTACGAGCGGCTCAAGACGCAGCTCGACGGCGCGGCGATCAGCAGCCAGCCGCTTCTGATCCCGGCCACCTTCGCCGCCACGCCGCAGGAAGTGGCCACGGCCGAGGCCTGTGCGGCGGTGCTGACGACGCTGGGGCTGGAAATCACCCCGTTCTCGCCGCGCACGCTCGCGGTGCGCGCCGTGCCCGGAACGCTGGCAGACGGCGACCCGGTAGAGCTGGCGCGCAGCGTGCTGGCCGAACTGGGCCAGCACGACGCCAGCACCGTGGTTCAGCGCGCCCAGAACGAATTGCTGTCGACCATGGCCTGCCACGGCGCAGTGCGGGCCAACCGGAAGCTCACCATCGACGAGATGAACGCACTGTTACGCCAGATGGAAGCAACAGAACGTTCGGACCAGTGCAACCACGGCCGGCCGACGTGGCGGCAGCTGTCGATCCGGGAACTTGATTCGCTGTTCATGCGAGGCCGCTGA
- a CDS encoding alpha/beta hydrolase codes for MMKRWTLLASVFSLCALLAAGCSTFDEQQREWIFQPSDRSWGNTASMAQGMEDVWIDFQSSLTGEPARLHGLWLGGAPETTDTPVLLYLHGARYNVAGSAPRIQRMHELGFSVLAIDYRGFGKSSKGLPSEESAREDARAAWTWLAARHPKQHRYIFGHSLGGAIGIDLAAHVNDESGTIVESTFTSIADVVSGFKWGWLPFAPLITQRFEAINKVKDIGAPLLVVHGTADSLINPTLGRKLYDAATVPKLFVLVEGGSHHNTNSVGETQYRAALTQLFRMKPENMVASNGGASRPTPRLAPPAVGALTPQDVSGKVEQPAPAAI; via the coding sequence ATGATGAAACGCTGGACTCTCCTCGCGTCTGTCTTCTCGCTCTGTGCCCTGCTGGCCGCCGGTTGCTCGACGTTCGACGAGCAGCAGCGCGAATGGATCTTCCAGCCCAGCGACCGCAGCTGGGGCAACACCGCTTCCATGGCCCAGGGCATGGAAGACGTATGGATCGACTTCCAGTCGTCCCTCACGGGCGAGCCGGCCCGCCTGCACGGCCTGTGGCTGGGCGGCGCGCCCGAGACCACCGACACGCCCGTGCTGCTGTACCTGCACGGGGCCCGCTACAACGTGGCCGGCTCGGCGCCGCGCATCCAGCGCATGCACGAGCTGGGTTTCTCGGTGCTGGCCATCGACTACCGCGGCTTCGGCAAGAGCTCGAAGGGCCTGCCCTCCGAGGAATCGGCGCGCGAGGACGCCCGCGCCGCCTGGACCTGGCTGGCCGCGCGCCACCCCAAGCAGCACCGCTACATCTTCGGCCATTCGCTCGGCGGCGCCATCGGCATCGACCTGGCGGCGCATGTGAACGACGAGAGCGGCACGATTGTCGAAAGCACCTTCACGTCGATCGCCGACGTGGTCAGCGGCTTCAAGTGGGGCTGGCTGCCCTTCGCGCCGCTCATCACCCAGCGCTTCGAGGCGATCAACAAGGTCAAGGACATCGGCGCGCCGCTGCTCGTGGTGCACGGCACGGCCGACAGCCTCATCAACCCGACGCTGGGCCGCAAGCTCTACGACGCGGCCACGGTGCCCAAGCTGTTCGTGCTGGTCGAAGGCGGCTCGCACCACAACACCAACTCGGTCGGCGAGACGCAGTACCGCGCTGCACTCACGCAACTCTTCCGCATGAAGCCGGAGAACATGGTCGCCAGCAACGGCGGCGCCTCGCGCCCGACCCCGCGCCTCGCACCGCCGGCCGTCGGTGCGCTCACGCCGCAGGACGTGAGCGGCAAGGTGGAGCAACCCGCCCCCGCTGCGATCTGA
- the miaA gene encoding tRNA (adenosine(37)-N6)-dimethylallyltransferase MiaA codes for MSPSSVPAAGAATLASPGAAPSSAPSSPPRYIALAGPTASGKTAAALALARLRPVEIVSVDSALVYRGMDVGTAKPTAAEQAVAPHHLIDILDAAESYNAAAFVADAARLIEEINARGALPLLVGGTMLYFKALFDGIDAMPAADAAVRAHIDADAAALGWPAMHARLAQVDPVTAARLAPQDSQRIQRALEVWASSGKPLSSFHASGNKAAGAVEGGMLFSLEPADRAWLHGRIAERFDAMLAAGFLDEVRALRARGDLSTDLPSMRCVGYRQAWETLDAAKDAEPDAKAMAGLRERGIAATRQLAKRQITWLRSMPQRTVIACDATDAVQTAVQLMAHATQARHTG; via the coding sequence ATGTCTCCCAGTTCCGTTCCGGCCGCCGGGGCCGCCACCCTGGCATCGCCGGGCGCTGCGCCCTCGTCCGCGCCTTCTTCCCCACCCCGCTACATCGCGCTGGCCGGACCCACCGCCTCCGGCAAGACCGCTGCCGCACTCGCCCTGGCGCGCCTGCGTCCGGTGGAGATCGTCTCGGTCGATTCGGCGCTGGTCTATCGAGGCATGGACGTCGGCACCGCCAAGCCCACGGCCGCCGAGCAGGCGGTGGCGCCGCACCACCTGATCGACATCCTCGACGCTGCCGAAAGCTACAACGCCGCAGCCTTCGTGGCCGACGCGGCGCGGCTCATCGAGGAGATCAACGCGCGCGGCGCGTTGCCGTTGCTGGTGGGCGGGACGATGCTGTACTTCAAGGCGCTGTTCGACGGCATCGACGCCATGCCCGCAGCCGACGCTGCCGTGCGGGCGCACATCGACGCCGATGCCGCCGCGCTCGGCTGGCCCGCCATGCATGCGCGGCTCGCGCAGGTCGACCCGGTCACGGCCGCGCGGCTCGCACCGCAGGACAGCCAGCGCATCCAGCGAGCGCTCGAGGTGTGGGCCAGCAGCGGCAAGCCGCTGTCGAGCTTCCATGCCAGCGGCAACAAGGCGGCCGGTGCCGTCGAAGGCGGCATGCTGTTCTCGCTGGAACCCGCCGATCGCGCCTGGCTGCACGGCCGCATCGCCGAGCGCTTCGACGCGATGCTCGCGGCCGGCTTCCTCGACGAGGTGCGTGCGCTGCGCGCGCGCGGCGACCTGTCGACCGACCTGCCCTCGATGCGCTGCGTCGGCTACCGGCAGGCCTGGGAAACGCTCGATGCCGCCAAAGACGCCGAGCCCGACGCGAAGGCCATGGCCGGGCTGCGCGAACGCGGCATCGCCGCCACGCGCCAGCTCGCCAAGCGGCAGATCACCTGGCTGCGCAGCATGCCGCAGCGCACAGTGATCGCCTGCGACGCCACCGATGCGGTGCAGACCGCCGTTCAACTCATGGCCCATGCCACACAAGCCAGGCACACCGGATGA
- a CDS encoding ABC transporter ATP-binding protein translates to MTLRITNLGKHYGEAPVFENVTLTVEPGEFVAIVGESGVGKSTLLNCMAGLDSWDQGTVTHDGTDIGALDGEACALWRRRHVGFVFQAFHVLPHLDVAQNVSLPLMLQGRQDEGRVAKMLDAVGLPGMGARLPQTLSGGQLQRVAIARALVHRPALLLADEPTGNLDPTTAAKVMDLLIGQTREHGASLVLVTHSESAAAQADRLLHLTAGGIRA, encoded by the coding sequence ATGACGCTGCGCATTACCAACCTCGGCAAGCACTATGGCGAAGCACCGGTCTTCGAGAACGTCACGCTCACGGTCGAGCCCGGCGAGTTCGTCGCCATCGTGGGCGAATCGGGTGTCGGCAAATCGACGCTGCTGAACTGCATGGCCGGCCTCGACAGCTGGGACCAGGGCACGGTGACGCACGACGGCACCGACATCGGCGCGCTCGACGGCGAAGCCTGCGCGCTCTGGCGCCGGCGCCATGTGGGCTTCGTGTTCCAGGCCTTCCACGTGCTGCCGCACCTGGACGTGGCGCAGAACGTGTCGCTGCCGCTGATGCTGCAGGGCCGACAGGATGAGGGCCGCGTGGCGAAGATGCTCGACGCCGTCGGCCTGCCCGGCATGGGCGCACGGCTGCCGCAGACGCTGTCGGGCGGCCAGCTGCAGCGCGTGGCGATCGCGCGGGCGCTGGTGCACCGCCCCGCCCTGCTGCTCGCCGACGAGCCCACGGGCAACCTCGACCCCACGACCGCCGCGAAGGTGATGGACCTGCTCATCGGCCAGACCCGCGAGCATGGCGCCTCGCTGGTGCTGGTGACGCACTCCGAGAGCGCAGCGGCGCAGGCCGACCGCCTGCTGCACCTGACGGCCGGCGGAATCCGCGCCTGA